The Calothrix sp. PCC 7507 DNA segment AACGGTGAATATATCGCCACAGGCAGTGATGACAAGACTGTGAAAGTGTGGAACCTATATACAGGCGAGGCCATAATTACCTTCACAGGGCATTCTGCAGAGGTTTATGCCGTTGCTTTCAGTCCTGATGGTAAAACTTTAGTTAGTGGCAGTAAGGACAAGACTATCAGAATTTGGCAAATACCAGATTGAGTCTCGGTGAGGGGTAGGGTGTTGACTTTGTTGGAATTTTCCCGTTTTTGGTTCGTACTATTTCTGTGTCCGTGTAAAGTCTCCTGATTGTCATTGCTTCGCTCCGCTCGCAATGACTACACAAATTTTGCATGAATTTTTATCACCTAAAAAGGCACAGAGTCAACACCCTAGTACCGCAAGGCGGAAGTCAAAAGTCAAAAGTCAAAAGTCAAAAGAATTGTATTCCAAGCTCTTGCGCCATTTGAAATGGTATGTTTATTTACGCCGCGCTGTACTAGTGGTTTGTCAATTTTGTTTTGAGGGGTTTTTGGTAGTGCGGGCCGAAAAGCCCGCGTGAGCGAGACGCTCACACTACAGTCCCTCATTTCAACCCTGACAGACTACTAGGTGAGGGGTGCTTTGAGAATATGCCAACTCCGTGAGCATTTGCAGCAGCGGCACAATCCAGCGTAAATAAGTGGGTTCAGTGTCGATGCCATCGACTCATTGTAGAATATACCTTACTTTCGTAGCTTCAAAAAACGAACTATGACAATGCATTCTTCACTCCAACGTGCATTTACTAACCGCCATGTCCTGAAAGTGATTAGCGGTTTAAATAACTTTGACGCTTCTCGCACGGCTGCTGTCGTTAAAGCCGCTGATTTGGGCGGTGCTACTTTTGTGGATATCGCTGCTGATCCCGCTTTAGTACAATTGGCAAAAACATTGACTAATTTACCAATCTGTGTGTCGGCAGTAGAACCAGAAAAGTTTGTCCAGTCTGTGGCAGCTGGTGCTGATTTGATTGAAATTGGGAATTTTGATTCATTCTATGCTCAAGGACGGCGCTTTGAGGCTCTGGAAGTGCTAGAACTCACTCGCCAAACCCGCGAGTTGCTCCCAGAAATCACCTTATCTGTCACCGTCCCCCACATCCTGCCACTAGATCAGCAGGTACAACTAGCAGAAGAACTGGTGAAAGCTGGAGCCGATATTATCCAAACCGAAGGCGGTACCAGCAGCAAGCCAAATCACCCTGGAACTTTGGGATTAATCGAAAAAGCTGCCCCCACTTTGGCAGCAGCCTTTGAGATTTCCCGCGTTGTCTCAGTGCCAGTATTGTGTGCTTCTGGCATTTCTAGCGTCACTGCCCCACTAGCGATCGCCTCCGGTGCTGCTGGCGTTGGCGTCGGTTCCGCCATCAATCAACTCAACAGCGAAGTCGCCATGATTGCCGCTGTGCGTAGCTTAGTAGAGGCATTAGCAGCAACAAGAGTGCTGGTTGGGGAATAGGCAGGGGGTATTGGTGTCAACGTAAGCCCCAGCGAATGGAATTCGCGGCTATACAAACAAAGCCCACCTGCGTGGGCTAAGAAAAAATTAAGGTTTTTTAACCCACGGAGGTGGGTTTTGCCTGTGTAGTCGCGGTTTATAACCGCCTTTTTAGCGTTAAGTTGACACC contains these protein-coding regions:
- a CDS encoding DUF561 domain-containing protein, producing the protein MTMHSSLQRAFTNRHVLKVISGLNNFDASRTAAVVKAADLGGATFVDIAADPALVQLAKTLTNLPICVSAVEPEKFVQSVAAGADLIEIGNFDSFYAQGRRFEALEVLELTRQTRELLPEITLSVTVPHILPLDQQVQLAEELVKAGADIIQTEGGTSSKPNHPGTLGLIEKAAPTLAAAFEISRVVSVPVLCASGISSVTAPLAIASGAAGVGVGSAINQLNSEVAMIAAVRSLVEALAATRVLVGE